One genomic window of Methanosalsum zhilinae DSM 4017 includes the following:
- a CDS encoding YkgJ family cysteine cluster protein, protein MSARGAPMLMFHISGIKKVIHYDTIQRILKYYKCPDNCNAHCCRNGSIHLFEEEKNNLVRAYPERETMIRPEKNVVQLYLINSPCMFLNCIGRCEIYNERPVVCGLYPFKVDRSTVSIGLQPCPVGFDIIRDFTCWIVEHISCSDHVSGDDKQQLIKEWETELEFYAGELALFFKKSIIKELIIPFTDLEMFAIYVDDKFISAESVKSAKIADNIPVISPDELDPDTSLMPCS, encoded by the coding sequence ATGAGTGCACGTGGTGCACCTATGCTCATGTTCCACATATCCGGTATAAAAAAGGTTATTCATTACGATACAATTCAGCGAATTTTGAAGTATTACAAATGTCCTGATAATTGCAATGCACACTGCTGCAGGAACGGCAGTATTCATTTATTTGAAGAAGAGAAGAACAATCTGGTGCGTGCATATCCTGAAAGGGAAACAATGATCAGGCCTGAAAAAAATGTAGTTCAATTATATCTGATCAACTCACCTTGTATGTTCCTGAACTGTATAGGTCGCTGTGAAATATATAATGAAAGACCAGTTGTCTGTGGACTCTATCCTTTTAAAGTCGACCGGTCAACTGTGAGCATAGGACTTCAGCCCTGCCCTGTTGGCTTTGATATCATCAGAGACTTCACTTGCTGGATTGTGGAACATATATCATGCTCTGATCACGTATCAGGAGATGATAAGCAACAGCTTATCAAAGAGTGGGAGACAGAGCTTGAATTCTATGCAGGAGAACTGGCTCTCTTTTTCAAAAAGAGTATAATAAAAGAACTGATTATCCCATTCACGGACCTGGAGATGTTTGCAATTTATGTGGACGATAAATTTATCTCTGCAGAATCTGTGAAAAGTGCAAAGATCGCAGATAATATTCCTGTAATTTCTCCAGATGAATTGGATCCTGACACTTCATTAATGCCATGTAGCTGA
- a CDS encoding Sjogren's syndrome/scleroderma autoantigen 1 family protein, translating to MNLVNPEEEQENIKKISRLLEMGATMLAQHCEGCGAPMFRYSGQVVCPVCDVEMKSDSPRRDHVSETSPQSSIPDNKEDRAVRSQETTSVPQHPPSRSGAISHNRSGTGDEIDQAADLIAEKILDISSSLQNENDPRRLHESFELIEKGLILFEKMKRFR from the coding sequence ATGAATTTGGTAAATCCTGAAGAAGAACAAGAAAATATCAAGAAAATATCCAGACTGCTGGAAATGGGCGCAACAATGCTTGCACAACATTGTGAAGGTTGTGGTGCACCAATGTTTAGATACAGTGGTCAGGTTGTATGTCCTGTCTGCGATGTGGAGATGAAAAGTGATTCTCCCAGAAGGGACCATGTATCTGAAACTTCACCGCAGTCCTCTATACCTGATAATAAAGAGGATAGGGCTGTAAGAAGTCAAGAAACCACATCTGTTCCACAACATCCACCTTCCAGATCAGGTGCTATATCACATAATAGATCCGGCACCGGGGATGAAATAGATCAGGCTGCAGATCTGATTGCAGAAAAGATCCTGGATATCAGTTCTAGCCTTCAGAATGAAAATGATCCAAGAAGACTGCATGAGAGCTTTGAATTGATTGAAAAGGGACTGATTCTGTTTGAAAAAATGAAGAGGTTCAGATGA
- a CDS encoding deoxyuridine 5'-triphosphate nucleotidohydrolase — MSLLSEKTLRELIRKDPPLLEGLIDESLQIQPNGVEMTLKSVERLEGPGKVDYDNSCREIPASTKLEFDDGWIFLRPGNYKIVLNEIVNIPDNLAAIAKPRSSLIRCGATLETAVWDAGYRGRSECMLVVYNTEGFHLRENARIMQLLFYRLDASVENGYSGIYQNENI; from the coding sequence ATGTCACTATTATCAGAAAAAACACTCAGAGAACTGATTCGTAAAGATCCGCCGCTTCTGGAAGGTTTGATTGATGAGAGTCTTCAGATCCAGCCCAATGGAGTGGAAATGACACTCAAAAGTGTGGAAAGGTTGGAAGGACCCGGTAAGGTAGATTACGATAATTCCTGCAGAGAAATACCTGCATCCACAAAACTCGAGTTTGATGACGGCTGGATATTCCTCAGACCCGGAAATTACAAGATAGTCCTAAATGAAATCGTCAATATACCGGATAATCTTGCAGCTATTGCAAAACCTCGTTCAAGCCTTATCAGATGCGGAGCAACTCTTGAAACCGCAGTATGGGATGCAGGGTACAGAGGAAGAAGTGAGTGTATGCTTGTTGTTTACAATACCGAAGGATTCCATCTCAGAGAAAATGCCCGTATCATGCAGCTTCTGTTCTATCGGCTTGATGCCAGTGTTGAGAATGGATATTCAGGAATATACCAGAACGAGAACATCTAA
- a CDS encoding translin family protein, giving the protein MNNEITSKILKDLDAKENARDSTISISREVVRNCRKAIFAIHRKEPTTALSHIDQSLQLLTSIDQKLTSYPDVYYGGFVEHAQQEFVECSILYRLIYKKADLETVPSPEDLNVSYAAYLNGLADIPGELRRHILSMIRRGTAQESEIYLNLMEDIYSVLIMFDYPDVIVKGLRHKTDRIRPLIERTSGDITNALGQQKLEESMTKFESALQRQHHEI; this is encoded by the coding sequence ATGAACAATGAAATAACAAGCAAGATTCTCAAAGACCTGGACGCAAAAGAGAATGCTCGGGATAGTACAATATCAATATCTCGAGAGGTTGTTCGAAACTGCAGAAAAGCAATATTTGCAATTCATAGAAAAGAACCGACCACAGCCCTCTCCCATATTGATCAATCACTTCAGTTACTGACTTCAATTGATCAGAAACTTACATCCTATCCTGATGTTTATTATGGAGGATTTGTAGAACATGCCCAGCAGGAATTTGTGGAATGCAGTATTCTCTATAGACTGATATATAAAAAAGCAGACCTGGAAACAGTACCTTCTCCCGAAGATCTCAATGTCAGTTATGCAGCATACCTTAATGGGCTGGCAGACATTCCTGGTGAACTTAGAAGACATATATTATCCATGATACGTAGAGGCACTGCACAGGAAAGCGAGATATATCTCAATTTAATGGAAGATATATATTCAGTTTTGATCATGTTTGATTATCCTGATGTGATCGTAAAAGGACTCAGACATAAGACCGACAGGATCCGCCCATTGATCGAGCGTACATCAGGGGATATTACAAATGCGTTGGGACAGCAAAAGTTAGAAGAATCCATGACAAAATTTGAATCTGCATTACAGAGGCAACATCATGAAATTTGA
- a CDS encoding endonuclease V: protein MNRLNKTQLIYPESYERDSLIKIQHEISEYVTIEDRFDKLHLIGGADCAFVKDSIICSAVVMDYDTMEIIEKAAVIEPVTFPYIPTFLSFREAAPMINAVLRLKNIPDILMIDGCGINHPRMAGLATHIGVSMDMPTIGIAKKILCGVSDEPQNVSDAKPLKYNGRQVGWYLKSSKRSNPIVIAPGHRVSVKTSLTVVRNCLRGYKLPETTRNAHLEAGRIKQEIKHEQ, encoded by the coding sequence TTGAACAGGCTTAACAAAACCCAGTTAATATATCCTGAATCATATGAAAGAGATTCACTGATCAAGATACAGCATGAAATATCAGAATATGTTACTATTGAAGATCGTTTCGATAAACTGCATCTCATAGGAGGGGCTGATTGTGCATTTGTCAAAGATTCGATCATATGTTCTGCTGTTGTTATGGACTACGACACCATGGAAATTATTGAAAAAGCAGCAGTTATTGAACCTGTAACTTTTCCCTACATACCAACATTCCTCTCATTCAGGGAAGCAGCTCCAATGATCAATGCAGTTCTGAGACTAAAAAACATTCCGGATATACTCATGATCGATGGCTGTGGCATCAATCATCCACGTATGGCAGGTCTTGCTACACATATAGGAGTATCTATGGATATGCCTACCATAGGAATTGCAAAGAAGATTCTTTGCGGGGTTTCAGATGAGCCACAAAATGTAAGTGATGCAAAACCACTGAAATATAATGGCAGACAGGTTGGATGGTACTTAAAATCATCAAAAAGAAGCAACCCTATTGTAATAGCTCCAGGTCATAGAGTATCTGTAAAAACCTCCCTTACAGTTGTTAGAAACTGCCTTCGCGGATACAAGCTCCCGGAAACCACCAGAAACGCCCATCTGGAGGCAGGTAGAATTAAACAGGAGATCAAACATGAACAGTAG
- a CDS encoding UPF0147 family protein gives MTDDVEEVIKQSTQVLEHIANDNSVPRNIRRSANEVLKILNNENDPLFMRAASSISILEDLSNDPNIPLHTRTLIWNVASQLETIPVDED, from the coding sequence ATGACAGATGATGTTGAAGAAGTTATAAAACAATCCACACAGGTACTAGAACACATAGCAAACGATAACTCAGTTCCACGTAACATAAGACGATCCGCAAACGAAGTTCTGAAAATACTGAATAATGAAAATGATCCTCTGTTCATGAGGGCTGCATCCAGTATATCAATACTTGAAGATCTTAGCAATGATCCAAACATTCCATTACATACCAGAACTCTCATATGGAATGTTGCAAGCCAGCTTGAAACAATACCAGTTGATGAGGACTGA
- a CDS encoding 2-amino-3,7-dideoxy-D-threo-hept-6-ulosonate synthase, which yields MSTIGKSVRIERIFNRNTGNTIIVPMDHGVGAGPINGLINLPETVNTVAEGGANAVLGHMGLPKHGHRGYGRDIGLIIHLSASTSLGPDPNHKVLVTTVEEAIKVGADAVSVHINIGADDEAKMLHDLGHVAKMCDEWGMPLLAMMYPRGPKIIAEHDVEYVKHAARVGAELGADIIKTNYTGNIDSFKEVVNGCPVPVVVAGGPQMDTEQQLLQMIHDSLQAGGKGVAIGRNVFQSVNPAQLMSDISKIVHEGASVEEILDK from the coding sequence ATGAGCACTATTGGCAAATCTGTGAGAATTGAACGTATTTTCAATCGAAATACGGGAAATACAATAATTGTTCCAATGGACCATGGTGTGGGTGCAGGACCCATAAATGGTCTGATCAACCTCCCGGAAACCGTAAATACTGTTGCGGAAGGAGGAGCAAATGCTGTACTTGGACATATGGGTCTTCCAAAACACGGGCACCGTGGATATGGCAGGGATATCGGCCTAATTATACATTTATCAGCATCCACGTCTCTTGGGCCCGATCCCAATCACAAAGTGCTTGTTACCACAGTTGAAGAAGCAATAAAGGTCGGTGCAGATGCGGTATCAGTACACATAAACATAGGTGCAGATGACGAAGCAAAGATGCTTCATGATCTTGGACATGTTGCAAAGATGTGTGATGAATGGGGAATGCCCCTGCTGGCAATGATGTATCCCCGTGGACCAAAGATCATAGCAGAACACGATGTTGAGTATGTAAAGCATGCAGCACGGGTGGGAGCTGAACTTGGTGCAGACATTATCAAAACCAACTATACAGGCAACATAGATTCATTCAAGGAGGTCGTAAACGGCTGTCCTGTACCGGTAGTTGTGGCAGGTGGACCGCAGATGGACACCGAACAGCAATTGCTGCAGATGATACATGATTCACTGCAGGCAGGTGGAAAAGGTGTTGCTATCGGAAGAAATGTGTTCCAGTCAGTTAATCCAGCACAGTTAATGTCAGATATTTCTAAAATAGTACATGAAGGAGCCAGCGTTGAGGAGATACTGGATAAATAA
- the sepS gene encoding O-phosphoserine--tRNA ligase: protein MKFDPRKTREHSRQDFDSAWRKSTEFIKRPGLNEQYPRITMEYGKPHPVYDTIHRLREAYMRMGFDEIMNPLIVDEKDVHKQFGHEALAVLDRCFYLAGLPRPNVGISDEKVKNIQQILGSVGDQDIELIRSILHRYKRGEIEGDDLIHEVSKGLNVSDSKVAEMIDRVFPEFKELIPEPTNRTLRSHMTSGWFISLASIAGRKKPPMKLFSIDRCFRREQQEDPSRLITYHSASCVIMDENINSDVGKAVAEGLLSQFGFEKFKFVPDEKRSKYYIPDTQIEVFAYHPELENSNTKYSDGWIEIATFGIYSPTALCMYDIPYPVMNLGLGVERIAMILHNGNDVRSLSYPHMPQYSSWKMKDSEIAKLIYVDRVPLTPHGEQILQSLVHTCQEHGDTQSPCEFLAWEGSIDNKRVSVYVTEPEENTKLCGPAVFNEIVVFENDILGLPRSKKWARAFENNASCTGIRFIDAFAAKAARDIEKAVENGDPEMETRVRIVKVPSEINIRIDSLAHRYITGIKKRIDIRGPVFITVRATIEQA, encoded by the coding sequence ATGAAATTTGATCCTAGGAAAACCAGGGAGCACAGTCGACAGGATTTTGATTCTGCCTGGAGAAAAAGTACTGAATTTATTAAAAGACCGGGTCTAAATGAACAGTACCCCCGTATCACAATGGAATACGGCAAACCTCACCCTGTATATGATACTATTCACAGACTGAGGGAAGCTTACATGAGAATGGGCTTTGATGAAATAATGAATCCTCTGATCGTTGATGAAAAGGATGTTCACAAACAGTTTGGTCATGAGGCACTGGCAGTACTTGACAGATGTTTCTATCTTGCAGGTCTTCCAAGACCAAACGTAGGCATTTCTGATGAAAAAGTGAAAAATATCCAGCAGATACTGGGATCTGTAGGGGATCAAGATATAGAACTTATCAGATCTATACTTCACAGATATAAAAGAGGTGAAATTGAAGGTGATGACCTGATACATGAGGTCTCTAAGGGTCTTAATGTATCTGACTCAAAGGTTGCTGAGATGATCGATCGGGTATTCCCGGAATTTAAAGAACTTATCCCTGAGCCTACAAATCGCACCCTCAGAAGCCACATGACATCAGGCTGGTTCATTTCACTTGCGTCAATTGCAGGGAGAAAAAAGCCACCTATGAAACTGTTTTCCATTGATCGATGCTTCAGAAGGGAACAGCAGGAGGATCCTTCAAGGCTCATAACCTATCATTCTGCATCCTGTGTGATCATGGATGAAAATATCAATTCCGATGTTGGAAAAGCTGTAGCTGAGGGTCTGCTATCCCAGTTTGGTTTCGAAAAGTTCAAGTTTGTGCCGGATGAGAAGCGAAGCAAGTATTATATCCCTGATACGCAGATTGAAGTATTTGCATATCATCCGGAACTTGAAAACTCCAATACCAAGTATAGTGACGGATGGATTGAAATTGCAACTTTTGGCATATATTCGCCTACTGCACTTTGTATGTATGATATCCCCTATCCAGTAATGAATCTGGGGCTGGGCGTAGAAAGAATAGCAATGATCCTTCACAATGGAAATGATGTAAGATCACTTTCATATCCCCACATGCCACAATATTCCAGCTGGAAAATGAAAGATAGCGAGATTGCAAAGCTGATATATGTAGACAGAGTACCACTTACTCCTCATGGCGAACAGATATTACAATCGCTGGTACATACCTGTCAGGAACATGGAGACACTCAAAGCCCATGTGAATTTCTGGCATGGGAAGGATCAATTGACAATAAAAGAGTATCAGTGTATGTTACAGAGCCGGAGGAGAATACCAAACTTTGCGGACCTGCTGTATTTAATGAAATTGTTGTCTTTGAAAATGATATACTGGGTCTGCCACGTTCCAAAAAATGGGCCCGAGCATTTGAAAATAATGCTTCATGTACCGGAATCAGGTTCATTGACGCTTTTGCAGCAAAAGCTGCAAGAGATATCGAAAAAGCTGTGGAGAACGGCGATCCTGAAATGGAAACAAGAGTTCGTATTGTCAAAGTACCCTCAGAGATCAATATCAGGATAGACTCTCTGGCACATCGGTATATTACAGGGATTAAAAAGAGAATAGATATCAGAGGACCTGTATTCATTACAGTGAGGGCAACGATTGAACAGGCTTAA
- a CDS encoding DEAD/DEAH box helicase — MNDYIEHPLIKKNTVEKRLYQLNLAGEALKKPSLVVLPTGLGKTIVALMVMVARLEKYGGRILLLSPTKPLVEQHSLFLRNVLEIEESSILTFTGSLSPAKRAELWNQGQIIISTPQVIENDLIARRIDLGDVSHITFDEAHRAVGNYAYSFISEKYFQSCENPHILAITASPGSSSEKVNQVCESLRIESVIVKTEQDSDVVPYIHKKDIEWVHVNLPDELKKIKELLERIMDDRFKKLAEAGYPVSNPRKTSKTEILGMQKRLQSQLRGYPDPQVYTGLSLIAEIMKVNHAIEVAETQGIESLTRYIQRLENEAGSKGGSKASRRLGEDLYMRQVVHRLKGLDLEHPKLNYVKNIVQDQLQKNPESRVIVFTNYRDTADMVTCMLSEVEGISPVRFVGQSSKYKDKGLTQKQQVEIIEKFKSGDFNVLVATSVAEEGLDIPATDLVLFYEPVPSEIRSIQRKGRTGRKHRGRVVVLVTRGTRDEAYYWSSVNKEKKMQSNMKHLTGLMNGNTQQSAVETNPSLSAYDNGNNNNKTIESNTADKTGQCNLCEFDKECDQIRVIADQREGRSTVLRSLDRLNTALEIKTLEVGDYLVSDRCAIERKDATDFVSSLIDRTLFEQISNLARVYSRPVLIIEGEGLFTSHKINPNAIHGTIASISMDFGVSVFYTRDPEDSASLIHLLAKREQTDMKRDVNMHGKKSSRSLSQQQEYIISAIPDIGPKAARNLLLHFTTVENVIQASKEELMKVQLIGPKTAQRIREILESDYKA; from the coding sequence ATGAATGATTATATCGAGCATCCTCTGATAAAAAAGAATACTGTAGAAAAAAGGCTCTATCAGCTCAATCTGGCAGGAGAAGCTCTGAAAAAGCCCAGTCTGGTAGTTCTTCCTACAGGCCTTGGAAAAACAATTGTTGCACTGATGGTAATGGTTGCCCGGCTTGAAAAATATGGAGGAAGAATCCTTTTATTGTCTCCCACCAAGCCACTGGTAGAGCAACATTCCCTTTTTTTGAGAAATGTACTTGAGATAGAGGAAAGCAGCATACTGACCTTCACCGGCAGCCTGTCCCCTGCTAAACGTGCTGAACTGTGGAATCAGGGACAGATAATTATTTCCACACCCCAGGTAATAGAAAACGATCTCATTGCCCGCAGAATAGATCTGGGAGATGTATCCCACATCACTTTTGATGAAGCCCACAGGGCAGTGGGTAATTATGCTTACAGTTTTATTTCTGAAAAATATTTTCAAAGCTGTGAAAATCCCCATATTCTTGCTATTACTGCAAGTCCTGGCAGTTCAAGTGAAAAGGTGAACCAGGTGTGTGAGTCCCTGAGAATAGAATCTGTCATTGTTAAGACTGAACAGGACAGTGATGTTGTACCATATATCCACAAAAAGGACATTGAATGGGTACATGTGAATCTGCCTGATGAACTGAAAAAAATAAAGGAACTTCTGGAAAGAATAATGGATGACAGATTCAAAAAACTTGCAGAAGCCGGCTATCCGGTTTCCAATCCCAGGAAGACATCAAAAACAGAGATTCTTGGAATGCAGAAACGACTTCAATCCCAGCTTCGCGGATATCCTGATCCGCAGGTATACACCGGCCTATCGCTCATAGCAGAGATCATGAAGGTCAATCATGCCATTGAAGTTGCAGAGACCCAGGGAATTGAATCCCTGACCAGATATATCCAGAGGTTGGAGAATGAGGCGGGTTCAAAGGGCGGGAGCAAAGCTTCCAGACGACTGGGGGAAGATCTCTACATGAGACAGGTTGTACACAGGTTGAAAGGACTGGATCTTGAACATCCAAAACTAAACTATGTGAAGAATATTGTTCAGGATCAGTTACAAAAAAATCCCGAATCCAGGGTCATAGTGTTCACCAATTACCGTGATACTGCCGATATGGTCACTTGCATGCTGTCAGAGGTTGAAGGGATCTCACCTGTACGATTTGTAGGCCAGAGTTCAAAGTACAAGGATAAAGGTCTTACCCAGAAACAGCAGGTTGAAATTATTGAAAAGTTCAAATCCGGAGATTTTAATGTACTTGTTGCTACCTCTGTTGCAGAAGAAGGACTGGATATACCTGCAACCGATCTTGTGCTGTTCTATGAGCCAGTGCCATCAGAGATCAGAAGCATCCAGAGAAAAGGGCGAACTGGAAGAAAGCACAGGGGAAGAGTTGTGGTACTGGTCACGCGGGGTACAAGAGATGAGGCATATTACTGGAGCAGTGTCAATAAAGAAAAAAAGATGCAAAGCAATATGAAGCATCTGACAGGACTTATGAATGGCAATACACAGCAGTCCGCAGTTGAAACAAATCCCTCATTATCTGCTTACGATAACGGGAATAATAATAATAAAACAATTGAAAGCAATACTGCAGATAAGACCGGGCAGTGTAATCTTTGTGAATTTGACAAAGAGTGCGATCAAATTCGAGTAATAGCGGATCAGAGAGAGGGAAGAAGCACTGTTTTGCGATCACTTGACCGGTTGAATACGGCCCTTGAGATAAAAACACTTGAAGTTGGAGACTATCTTGTAAGTGACAGGTGCGCAATTGAGCGAAAGGATGCAACTGATTTTGTCAGTTCACTGATCGACCGCACTCTTTTTGAGCAGATTTCAAACCTTGCCAGAGTATATTCAAGACCAGTACTCATAATCGAAGGTGAAGGATTATTTACATCCCATAAGATCAATCCCAATGCAATACATGGAACAATTGCTTCCATATCTATGGATTTTGGGGTTTCGGTATTTTATACACGTGACCCAGAGGACAGTGCATCTCTGATCCACCTGCTTGCAAAGCGCGAGCAGACCGACATGAAACGGGACGTGAACATGCATGGGAAAAAATCGTCCCGTTCCCTTTCACAGCAACAGGAATATATCATCTCAGCAATTCCCGATATAGGTCCAAAGGCAGCCAGAAATCTCCTATTACATTTCACTACTGTGGAAAATGTGATCCAGGCCAGTAAAGAGGAACTGATGAAAGTCCAGTTGATAGGCCCAAAAACAGCTCAAAGGATCAGAGAAATTCTGGAAAGTGATTACAAGGCCTGA
- the glyS gene encoding glycine--tRNA ligase, whose product MDRYEQVIELAKRRGFLWNSFELYGGVAGFYDYGPLGCTLKRRIENMWREFYVINEGFMEIETPTIGIEDVFMASGHISGFSDPLCECLECGEAFRADHLVENHVELADALTNTELDNVIHDKDVTCPECGGNLGCAYEFNLMFKTGIGPGNGREGYMRPETAQGIFIDFQRLARYYREKLPFGATQIGKSFRNEISPRQGVIRLREFTQAEAEIFINPKHKKHPEFQKVADTLISICPSDCKEMGTAEKITVGQAVEDGIIAHEFLGYHIALTHSFLTGIGIRPDDLRFRQHKKDEMAHYAIDCWDAEIRTDRFGWIETVGIADRTDYDLKAHSKISKQDLSVYIEYDEPVISTRFAVKPDMGKIGPVFKGKAKQVAEALKDLDREDIDTGDDIKVVVDGDEVSVPRDMVNFTEETVKISGETVVPHVIEPSYGIDRILYCTMEHAFEEETVPVKERDESEESRTVLRFKPEIAPIQIAVLPLLTRNELITPAKKIVNSLKRKGLMVVYDDSGTIGRRYRRNDEIGTPYSITIDYQTLEDSTVTIRDRDSMKQIRSTMDGLEELLYGLIHGQRAFAEAGETV is encoded by the coding sequence ATGGACAGGTATGAACAGGTAATTGAGCTGGCAAAAAGGCGAGGATTTTTGTGGAATTCCTTTGAACTGTATGGGGGAGTTGCAGGATTCTATGATTATGGACCTCTTGGATGCACTCTGAAGAGACGTATTGAGAATATGTGGCGTGAATTTTACGTTATCAATGAAGGATTCATGGAAATAGAGACTCCCACTATCGGTATTGAAGATGTGTTCATGGCTTCGGGACATATAAGTGGTTTTTCCGACCCCCTTTGTGAATGTTTGGAATGTGGAGAAGCATTTCGTGCAGATCATCTGGTAGAGAATCATGTAGAGCTTGCAGATGCTCTGACCAATACAGAGCTTGACAATGTAATCCATGATAAGGATGTTACATGTCCTGAATGTGGCGGAAATCTTGGATGTGCATACGAATTCAACCTCATGTTTAAAACGGGAATTGGACCAGGGAATGGAAGAGAAGGATATATGCGTCCGGAAACTGCACAGGGAATATTTATCGATTTTCAGAGACTTGCCAGGTACTACAGAGAAAAGCTTCCTTTCGGAGCTACGCAGATAGGTAAATCTTTCAGAAACGAGATATCCCCCAGGCAGGGTGTCATCCGGCTTCGTGAATTCACACAGGCAGAAGCTGAAATATTCATCAACCCAAAACATAAAAAACATCCTGAATTCCAGAAAGTTGCGGATACTTTGATCAGTATATGTCCATCTGATTGCAAGGAAATGGGAACTGCTGAAAAGATCACAGTTGGCCAGGCAGTGGAAGATGGAATTATTGCTCATGAATTTTTGGGGTACCACATTGCACTCACACATAGTTTCCTTACAGGAATTGGGATTCGTCCAGATGATCTCAGGTTCAGACAGCACAAAAAGGATGAAATGGCCCATTATGCAATTGACTGCTGGGATGCAGAGATCAGGACCGACCGTTTTGGCTGGATTGAAACCGTAGGGATCGCCGACAGGACCGACTATGACCTGAAGGCTCATTCTAAGATCAGCAAGCAGGATCTTTCAGTATACATCGAATATGATGAGCCGGTGATTTCCACACGTTTTGCGGTAAAACCTGATATGGGAAAAATAGGACCTGTTTTCAAGGGTAAAGCAAAGCAGGTAGCTGAAGCACTAAAAGATCTTGACAGGGAAGATATAGATACTGGTGATGACATCAAAGTAGTTGTTGATGGAGACGAAGTATCAGTTCCCAGAGATATGGTTAACTTTACCGAAGAAACAGTTAAGATAAGTGGAGAGACTGTTGTACCTCATGTAATCGAGCCATCGTACGGTATTGACAGAATACTGTACTGTACAATGGAGCATGCCTTTGAGGAAGAAACCGTTCCTGTAAAAGAAAGAGATGAGTCAGAAGAGAGTAGAACTGTACTCAGATTTAAGCCTGAGATCGCACCCATACAGATCGCTGTTCTGCCGCTTCTTACAAGAAATGAGTTGATTACACCTGCAAAAAAGATAGTTAATTCCCTTAAAAGAAAAGGACTGATGGTTGTCTATGATGATTCAGGAACCATAGGACGGCGTTACAGAAGGAACGATGAGATCGGAACTCCTTATTCAATAACCATTGATTATCAGACACTTGAAGATTCAACAGTTACAATTCGTGATCGTGACAGTATGAAACAGATTAGATCTACAATGGATGGGCTTGAAGAGCTGCTGTATGGTCTGATCCATGGACAGCGGGCATTTGCAGAAGCTGGTGAGACCGTATAA